Genomic segment of Bacteroides stercoris ATCC 43183:
CCTGCTGACCGACTATCACCGGTTGCTGTGTGACGACGCCCTGTTGCCTGCCGGAAGACTGCGCGAACCCGCCTGCGGGAAAAACCGCGCCCAGATAGTCATTGTAACGAAGTGTCCGGATGATATCAAGCCGATAGATTTCAACATCATCACCAAGAGGTTGAATCTGTATCCGTACCAGCAATTGTATTTCTCCAGGTTCCGCTATGGCTCGCTGATGCCACTGTTCCCCGAAAAGGCAAAAGGCAGAATTACCTGCACCGGAGACGAACAGGTGCTACTCGTTACGGGCATCGCCTCTCCCGCCCCACTGGTGGAAGAAGTGAAATCCTACACCCCCAGCGTCAATCTGCTGGAGTTCGGCGACCACCATGACTTCGGCGAGAAAGACTTGCAGGTCATCGAGAAACAATTTAACCTGTTGAAGGGAAACAACAGGCTGATTATCACGACAGAGAAAGATGCTACCCGACTGAAGAACCATCCCAACCTGAACGAAACACTGAAGCCGTACATTTATGTGCTTCCCATCGAAATAGAGTTTTTACAAAATCAACAATATATATTTAACCAAAACATTATTGGCTATGTTAGAACGTATTCAAGAAACCGCAGCTTATCTGAAAGGTAAGATGCACACGCATCCTGAGACAGCAATTATCCTCGGAACCGGACTTGGCAGCCTTGCAGGTGAGATTACCGAGAAGTATGAAATAAAGTATGAGGATATTCCCAACTTCCCCGTTTCTACGGTAGAGGGACACAGCGGCAAACTGATTTTCGGCAAGCTGGGTAATAAGGAT
This window contains:
- the lpxK gene encoding tetraacyldisaccharide 4'-kinase, encoding MKDASVKIHHWLYPLAWLYGAGVCLRNKLFDWGWLRSRSFDVPVICVGNIAVGGTGKTPHTEYLIKLLQNEGINVATLSRGYKRKSKGYILATAESSVQKIGDEPYQIKSKFPDIRVAVDENRCHGIEQLLTLKSPAVDAVLLDDAFQHRHVKAGMNILLTDYHRLLCDDALLPAGRLREPACGKNRAQIVIVTKCPDDIKPIDFNIITKRLNLYPYQQLYFSRFRYGSLMPLFPEKAKGRITCTGDEQVLLVTGIASPAPLVEEVKSYTPSVNLLEFGDHHDFGEKDLQVIEKQFNLLKGNNRLIITTEKDATRLKNHPNLNETLKPYIYVLPIEIEFLQNQQYIFNQNIIGYVRTYSRNRSLSER